In Candidatus Sodalis pierantonius str. SOPE, one DNA window encodes the following:
- a CDS encoding glycosyltransferase family 4 protein — MKIMFATDAIKYPLTGIGRYALGLVHQLERMPEVEELRFFNRLKVQTSLPDYLPALASPSRPWQQWLQRRSALIEMYRLVFPLCQRVGLRNYRDYIYHSPNYYLPVGMPRSLTTFHDISIFTCPEYHPSERVRYLRKAMLSSLRRASRVITVSDFSKNELAAYFNYPIEKIDVTPLACGTSFYPRVEDAVAPLLSRLGIGYRGYTLFTGTIEPRKNLSVLLNAYEQLPLTLRQRFPLVISGYKGWGSGALHQRFERGSREGWVNYLGYVAQEELPILFAAARLFVFPSLYEGFGLPVLEAMASGVPVVCSNVASLPEVANDAALTCDPRDVDALSAGIARGLQDEAWRAEAVNAGLARAQMFSWQRCAQDTIKTYFKV, encoded by the coding sequence ATGAAGATAATGTTTGCTACCGATGCGATAAAATATCCGTTAACCGGGATTGGCCGTTATGCATTGGGGCTTGTGCACCAGCTAGAGCGTATGCCGGAAGTGGAAGAACTGCGGTTTTTTAACCGACTGAAGGTTCAGACTTCCCTGCCGGACTACTTACCTGCGTTGGCTTCACCTTCCCGGCCTTGGCAACAATGGCTACAGCGGCGTAGCGCGTTGATAGAAATGTACCGGCTCGTGTTTCCGCTATGCCAAAGAGTGGGGTTGCGCAATTATCGCGATTACATTTACCACAGCCCGAACTATTATCTGCCGGTGGGCATGCCGCGTTCGCTTACCACTTTCCATGATATTTCCATTTTTACCTGTCCTGAATACCACCCGTCAGAACGGGTGCGGTATTTACGTAAAGCGATGCTATCCAGTCTGCGGCGCGCCAGCCGGGTGATTACCGTTTCCGACTTCTCCAAAAATGAACTGGCGGCGTATTTTAATTATCCGATCGAAAAAATTGATGTTACGCCCTTGGCCTGCGGCACGTCGTTTTATCCTCGCGTCGAGGATGCGGTGGCGCCGCTCTTGTCGCGGTTGGGAATAGGATATCGTGGGTATACTTTATTTACCGGCACCATTGAACCACGCAAAAATTTATCGGTGCTGCTCAATGCCTATGAGCAGCTTCCGCTAACGCTGCGGCAGCGTTTTCCGCTGGTGATAAGCGGTTATAAAGGCTGGGGTAGCGGCGCTCTACATCAGCGCTTTGAACGCGGCAGCCGCGAAGGTTGGGTTAACTATCTGGGTTATGTGGCGCAAGAGGAACTGCCGATTTTATTTGCCGCCGCCCGCTTATTTGTGTTTCCCTCATTATATGAAGGATTCGGCTTACCGGTATTGGAGGCCATGGCGTCGGGCGTGCCGGTGGTCTGCTCCAACGTCGCATCGCTGCCGGAGGTGGCGAATGATGCGGCGTTGACCTGTGATCCTCGGGATGTCGACGCCTTAAGCGCGGGGATCGCGCGGGGGTTGCAAGACGAGGCGTGGCGTGCTGAGGCCGTGAACGCCGGTCTGGCGCGCGCGCAAATGTTCTCCTGGCAGCGCTGCGCTCAGGATACGATTAAAACTTATTTTAAGGTTTAA
- a CDS encoding glycosyltransferase family 4 protein, translating into MLKVLHFYKTYYPDSYGGIEQVIFQLCEGAPAYGIDSTVLALSPRGHCEPKPLGQHHTAYSAVNFEFASTPFSFGAIARFRQLAAESDVVHFHFPYPFMDMVHFLAANNKPTVVTYHSDIVKQKFILQMYTPLMRHFLGDVDRIVASSPNYVATSPILQRYLAKVSVIPFGLDRASYPPADKAREAQWRNRFGERFFLFIGAFRYYKGLHTLIEAARSAPYPIVLIGVGPMEAELKKRSAELGLNNIHFLGALPDVDKAALLESCYSVVFPSHLRSEAFGITLLEGAMYGKPLISCEIGTGTTYVNIHRQTGLVVSPAELADAMRQLWQNPAQARRYGEQALERFNALFTSTRMVSSYADIYRELVGHDKG; encoded by the coding sequence ATGCTGAAAGTCTTACATTTTTATAAAACCTACTATCCCGACTCTTACGGCGGCATTGAGCAGGTGATTTTTCAGCTGTGCGAAGGCGCCCCCGCGTACGGTATCGATTCCACCGTGCTGGCGTTGAGCCCGCGCGGTCACTGTGAACCCAAGCCGCTGGGGCAGCATCATACCGCCTACAGCGCCGTCAATTTTGAATTTGCCTCGACGCCGTTTTCATTTGGTGCTATCGCGCGTTTTCGCCAGCTGGCGGCCGAATCCGATGTGGTCCATTTCCATTTTCCCTATCCTTTCATGGATATGGTGCATTTTTTGGCGGCGAATAATAAACCGACCGTGGTCACCTACCATTCGGATATAGTGAAACAAAAATTCATCCTGCAGATGTATACCCCCCTGATGCGCCATTTTCTCGGCGATGTCGATCGTATCGTCGCCTCGTCGCCGAATTATGTCGCCACCAGCCCCATTTTGCAGCGCTACCTGGCCAAAGTGTCGGTGATCCCGTTTGGTCTCGATCGCGCATCCTATCCGCCGGCAGACAAGGCGCGCGAGGCGCAGTGGCGCAACCGGTTCGGTGAGCGTTTTTTTCTGTTCATCGGCGCGTTTCGCTACTACAAAGGATTGCATACGCTGATCGAAGCGGCGCGCAGCGCGCCTTATCCTATTGTATTGATTGGCGTGGGGCCGATGGAGGCCGAGTTGAAAAAACGCAGCGCCGAATTGGGGCTGAATAATATCCATTTTCTCGGCGCCTTACCGGACGTGGACAAAGCCGCGTTGCTGGAGAGTTGTTATAGCGTGGTATTCCCGTCCCATTTACGGTCCGAGGCGTTTGGCATTACGCTCTTGGAGGGGGCGATGTACGGTAAGCCGCTCATCAGCTGTGAAATCGGCACCGGCACCACCTATGTCAATATTCATCGGCAAACCGGCCTGGTGGTGTCGCCGGCGGAGCTGGCCGATGCCATGCGTCAGCTTTGGCAAAATCCCGCCCAGGCGCGGCGCTATGGCGAACAGGCGCTCGAGCGTTTCAACGCCTTATTTACTTCAACGCGGATGGTCAGTAGCTATGCTGATATCTACCGCGAGCTGGTGGGCCACGACAAAGGATAG